A region of the Amycolatopsis sp. cg13 genome:
CAGTCGCCGACATCGGCTGCGGCCCCGGCCAAGTGACCGCCCGCCTCAACGAACTCGGCGTGGCCGCGTACGGCGTCGACCTGTCGCCCGGCATGATCGAGGTCGCCCGGCGCGACTATCCCACGCTGCGCTTCGAGGTCGGCTCGATGACCGACCCGCTGCCCACCGCTTCACTGGCCGGAATCGTGGCGTGGCAGTCGATCATCCACCTGCCGGACGTGCTGGTCCCGGGCGTCTTCGCGAACTTCCGCCAAGCCCTGCGTCCCGGCGGATTGCTGCAACTGCTGTTCCATGTCGGCAACGAAACCCGGCTCAAAACCGAAGGCTACGGCGGCCACCCGATGAGGCTCCAGGTGCACCGCCGCCCACGAGAACGTATGACGACATGGCTGCGCGACGCCGGGTTCACCGTCGAGGCCGAACTGCTCCTCGACCCGCAAACCCCGGCGCCGCAAGCCATCCTGACCGCCAGGAGCCGTCAGTGACCAGCCAGCAACTGCTCAAACGACACCGACGCATACTCGTCGTCCGGCTTCGCCTCAGGCGCTGCCGCGACCAACTGCGCCAGCTCGCGGCCAGCCCGTTCCACGCGCTGCTGCAACGCACCGGTCGCCTCGACG
Encoded here:
- a CDS encoding trans-aconitate 2-methyltransferase, with protein sequence MEWLTDTRTSYDTVAEDYAAFVRDAFAEQPYLLAALELFAAQVSDSPVADIGCGPGQVTARLNELGVAAYGVDLSPGMIEVARRDYPTLRFEVGSMTDPLPTASLAGIVAWQSIIHLPDVLVPGVFANFRQALRPGGLLQLLFHVGNETRLKTEGYGGHPMRLQVHRRPRERMTTWLRDAGFTVEAELLLDPQTPAPQAILTARSRQ